The following coding sequences are from one Lycium ferocissimum isolate CSIRO_LF1 chromosome 3, AGI_CSIRO_Lferr_CH_V1, whole genome shotgun sequence window:
- the LOC132050268 gene encoding protein HESO1 isoform X2 translates to MNGYNLLDHTLRNIICSINPLEEDWSRRFQLIHELRAVVESIESLRGATVEPYGSFVSNLFTRWGDVDISIELPNGSYISSAGKKHKLTLLGDVLKALRAKGDCRKLQFITNARVPILKFQGNYNISCDISINNLIGQMKSKILYWISMIDGRFRDMVLLVKEWAKAHNINDSKTGTLNSYTLSLLVVFHFQTCVPAILPPLKEIYPGNMADDLTGVRASAEKFIEEACATNINRLTSNKSLAINKSSLSELFISFIAKFCDISSRASVQGICPFTGQWEDIESNMRWLPKTYTIFVDDPFEQTVNSARGVSSKQLAKIEEAFRRTHFMLISPNQNQNEVISTLFRPHVSKFVARTPGNQNNYSRNGLRPQLPAQRAIKAPLQVQRAIQPPLQAQHQLQAQRDIQPSLQAHQLQAQRAIWPPLQAQHQPQAQRAIYPPLQAHQLQDKRMNRNQNSTPQGPEQAIRVQTQPVWRPKSDK, encoded by the exons ATGAATGGCTACAACTTGTTGGATCATACTCTTCGGAATATAATTTGCTCTATCAATCCCTTGGAGGAGGATTGGTCTAGGCGATTTCAACTCATTCATGAACTTCGAGCTGTGGTTGAAAGCATTGAAAGCCTAAGAG GGGCAACTGTGGAGCCATATGGATCTTTTGTATCAAATCTTTTTACAAGATGGGGAGATGTTGATATTTCCATAGAGTTGCCCAATGGATCATATATCTCATCTGCTGGGAAGAAGCACAAACTAACTCTATTAGGGGATGTACTAAAAGCTTTGAGAGCAAAAG GTGACTGCCGAAAGCTGCAATTTATTACCAATGCAAGAGTTCCAATCTTGAAGTTTCAGGGCAATTACAATATTTCTTGTGATATATCAATTAATAATTTGATTGGCCAAATGAAGTCCAAGATATTATACTGGATTAGCATGATTGATGGACGATTTCGTGATATGGTTTTACTG GTAAAAGAATGGGCTAAGGCACATAATATCAATGATTCGAAAACTGGAACTTTGAACTCGTATACTCTCAGCTTGTTAGTTGTCTTCCACTTTCAG ACATGTGTACCTGCAATTTTACCACCTCTTAAAGAAATATATCCAGGAAATATGGCTGATGATCTTACAG GTGTTAGGGCTAGTGCAGAGAAATTCATTGAAGAAGCATGTGCTACGAATATAAATCGACTTACATCAAATAAGTCTCTAGCGATTAATAAGAGTTCTCTGTCTGAACTTTTCATCTCGTTCATCGCAAAG TTCTGCGACATCAGTTCAAGGGCCTCTGTTCAGGGAATTTGCCCATTTACTGGCCAGTGGGAAGATATTGAGAGCAACATGAGATGGCTGCCTAAAACATACACAATATTT GTTGATGATCCCTTTGAGCAGACAGTTAATTCAGCAAGGGGTGTAAGCAGTAAACAACTAGCAAAAATAGAAGAAGCATTCAGGAGGACCCACTTTATGCTTATTTCGCCGAATCAAAACCAGAATGAAGTTATTTCTACTCTTTTTAGGCCACATGTATCGAAGTTTGTGGCAAGAACGCCTGGAAACCAAAATAACTACAGTAGAAATGGTCTAAGGCCACAATTGCCGGCGCAGAGAGCTATAAAGGCACCATTACAAGTTCAGAGAGCTATACAGCCACCATTACAA GCACAACATCAGCTTCAGGCGCAGAGAGATATACAGCCATCATTACAAGCACATCAGCTTCAGGCACAGAGAGCTATATGGCCACCATTACAAGCACAACATCAGCCTCAGGCACAGAGAGCCATATATCCACCATTACAAGCACATCAGCTTCAGGACAAAAGGATGAACAGAAATCAGAATTCAACGCCACAGGGACCCGAACAAGCAATTCGTGTTCAAACACAGCCAGTATGGAGGCCAAAATCTGATAAATAG
- the LOC132050268 gene encoding protein HESO1 isoform X4 codes for MNGYNLLDHTLRNIICSINPLEEDWSRRFQLIHELRAVVESIESLRGATVEPYGSFVSNLFTRWGDVDISIELPNGSYISSAGKKHKLTLLGDVLKALRAKGDCRKLQFITNARVPILKFQGNYNISCDISINNLIGQMKSKILYWISMIDGRFRDMVLLVKEWAKAHNINDSKTGTLNSYTLSLLVVFHFQTCVPAILPPLKEIYPGNMADDLTGVRASAEKFIEEACATNINRLTSNKSLAINKSSLSELFISFIAKFCDISSRASVQGICPFTGQWEDIESNMRWLPKTYTIFVDDPFEQTVNSARGVSSKQLAKIEEAFRRTHFMLISPNQNQNEVISTLFRPHVSKFVARTPGNQNNYSRNGLRPQLPAQRAIKAPLQAQRAIWPPLQAQHQPQAQRAIYPPLQAHQLQDKRMNRNQNSTPQGPEQAIRVQTQPVWRPKSDK; via the exons ATGAATGGCTACAACTTGTTGGATCATACTCTTCGGAATATAATTTGCTCTATCAATCCCTTGGAGGAGGATTGGTCTAGGCGATTTCAACTCATTCATGAACTTCGAGCTGTGGTTGAAAGCATTGAAAGCCTAAGAG GGGCAACTGTGGAGCCATATGGATCTTTTGTATCAAATCTTTTTACAAGATGGGGAGATGTTGATATTTCCATAGAGTTGCCCAATGGATCATATATCTCATCTGCTGGGAAGAAGCACAAACTAACTCTATTAGGGGATGTACTAAAAGCTTTGAGAGCAAAAG GTGACTGCCGAAAGCTGCAATTTATTACCAATGCAAGAGTTCCAATCTTGAAGTTTCAGGGCAATTACAATATTTCTTGTGATATATCAATTAATAATTTGATTGGCCAAATGAAGTCCAAGATATTATACTGGATTAGCATGATTGATGGACGATTTCGTGATATGGTTTTACTG GTAAAAGAATGGGCTAAGGCACATAATATCAATGATTCGAAAACTGGAACTTTGAACTCGTATACTCTCAGCTTGTTAGTTGTCTTCCACTTTCAG ACATGTGTACCTGCAATTTTACCACCTCTTAAAGAAATATATCCAGGAAATATGGCTGATGATCTTACAG GTGTTAGGGCTAGTGCAGAGAAATTCATTGAAGAAGCATGTGCTACGAATATAAATCGACTTACATCAAATAAGTCTCTAGCGATTAATAAGAGTTCTCTGTCTGAACTTTTCATCTCGTTCATCGCAAAG TTCTGCGACATCAGTTCAAGGGCCTCTGTTCAGGGAATTTGCCCATTTACTGGCCAGTGGGAAGATATTGAGAGCAACATGAGATGGCTGCCTAAAACATACACAATATTT GTTGATGATCCCTTTGAGCAGACAGTTAATTCAGCAAGGGGTGTAAGCAGTAAACAACTAGCAAAAATAGAAGAAGCATTCAGGAGGACCCACTTTATGCTTATTTCGCCGAATCAAAACCAGAATGAAGTTATTTCTACTCTTTTTAGGCCACATGTATCGAAGTTTGTGGCAAGAACGCCTGGAAACCAAAATAACTACAGTAGAAATGGTCTAAGGCCACAATTGCCGGCGCAGAGAGCTATAAAGGCACCATTACAA GCACAGAGAGCTATATGGCCACCATTACAAGCACAACATCAGCCTCAGGCACAGAGAGCCATATATCCACCATTACAAGCACATCAGCTTCAGGACAAAAGGATGAACAGAAATCAGAATTCAACGCCACAGGGACCCGAACAAGCAATTCGTGTTCAAACACAGCCAGTATGGAGGCCAAAATCTGATAAATAG
- the LOC132050268 gene encoding protein HESO1 isoform X3, translated as MNGYNLLDHTLRNIICSINPLEEDWSRRFQLIHELRAVVESIESLRGATVEPYGSFVSNLFTRWGDVDISIELPNGSYISSAGKKHKLTLLGDVLKALRAKGDCRKLQFITNARVPILKFQGNYNISCDISINNLIGQMKSKILYWISMIDGRFRDMVLLVKEWAKAHNINDSKTGTLNSYTLSLLVVFHFQTCVPAILPPLKEIYPGNMADDLTGVRASAEKFIEEACATNINRLTSNKSLAINKSSLSELFISFIAKVDDPFEQTVNSARGVSSKQLAKIEEAFRRTHFMLISPNQNQNEVISTLFRPHVSKFVARTPGNQNNYSRNGLRPQLPAQRAIKAPLQVQRAIQPPLQVQRAIQPPLHAQHQLQAQRDIQPSLQAHQLQAQRAIWPPLQAQHQPQAQRAIYPPLQAHQLQDKRMNRNQNSTPQGPEQAIRVQTQPVWRPKSDK; from the exons ATGAATGGCTACAACTTGTTGGATCATACTCTTCGGAATATAATTTGCTCTATCAATCCCTTGGAGGAGGATTGGTCTAGGCGATTTCAACTCATTCATGAACTTCGAGCTGTGGTTGAAAGCATTGAAAGCCTAAGAG GGGCAACTGTGGAGCCATATGGATCTTTTGTATCAAATCTTTTTACAAGATGGGGAGATGTTGATATTTCCATAGAGTTGCCCAATGGATCATATATCTCATCTGCTGGGAAGAAGCACAAACTAACTCTATTAGGGGATGTACTAAAAGCTTTGAGAGCAAAAG GTGACTGCCGAAAGCTGCAATTTATTACCAATGCAAGAGTTCCAATCTTGAAGTTTCAGGGCAATTACAATATTTCTTGTGATATATCAATTAATAATTTGATTGGCCAAATGAAGTCCAAGATATTATACTGGATTAGCATGATTGATGGACGATTTCGTGATATGGTTTTACTG GTAAAAGAATGGGCTAAGGCACATAATATCAATGATTCGAAAACTGGAACTTTGAACTCGTATACTCTCAGCTTGTTAGTTGTCTTCCACTTTCAG ACATGTGTACCTGCAATTTTACCACCTCTTAAAGAAATATATCCAGGAAATATGGCTGATGATCTTACAG GTGTTAGGGCTAGTGCAGAGAAATTCATTGAAGAAGCATGTGCTACGAATATAAATCGACTTACATCAAATAAGTCTCTAGCGATTAATAAGAGTTCTCTGTCTGAACTTTTCATCTCGTTCATCGCAAAG GTTGATGATCCCTTTGAGCAGACAGTTAATTCAGCAAGGGGTGTAAGCAGTAAACAACTAGCAAAAATAGAAGAAGCATTCAGGAGGACCCACTTTATGCTTATTTCGCCGAATCAAAACCAGAATGAAGTTATTTCTACTCTTTTTAGGCCACATGTATCGAAGTTTGTGGCAAGAACGCCTGGAAACCAAAATAACTACAGTAGAAATGGTCTAAGGCCACAATTGCCGGCGCAGAGAGCTATAAAGGCACCATTACAAGTTCAGAGAGCTATACAGCCACCATTACAAGTTCAGAGAGCTATACAGCCACCATTACATGCACAACATCAGCTTCAGGCGCAGAGAGATATACAGCCATCATTACAAGCACATCAGCTTCAGGCACAGAGAGCTATATGGCCACCATTACAAGCACAACATCAGCCTCAGGCACAGAGAGCCATATATCCACCATTACAAGCACATCAGCTTCAGGACAAAAGGATGAACAGAAATCAGAATTCAACGCCACAGGGACCCGAACAAGCAATTCGTGTTCAAACACAGCCAGTATGGAGGCCAAAATCTGATAAATAG
- the LOC132050268 gene encoding protein HESO1 isoform X1, producing the protein MNGYNLLDHTLRNIICSINPLEEDWSRRFQLIHELRAVVESIESLRGATVEPYGSFVSNLFTRWGDVDISIELPNGSYISSAGKKHKLTLLGDVLKALRAKGDCRKLQFITNARVPILKFQGNYNISCDISINNLIGQMKSKILYWISMIDGRFRDMVLLVKEWAKAHNINDSKTGTLNSYTLSLLVVFHFQTCVPAILPPLKEIYPGNMADDLTGVRASAEKFIEEACATNINRLTSNKSLAINKSSLSELFISFIAKFCDISSRASVQGICPFTGQWEDIESNMRWLPKTYTIFVDDPFEQTVNSARGVSSKQLAKIEEAFRRTHFMLISPNQNQNEVISTLFRPHVSKFVARTPGNQNNYSRNGLRPQLPAQRAIKAPLQVQRAIQPPLQVQRAIQPPLHAQHQLQAQRDIQPSLQAHQLQAQRAIWPPLQAQHQPQAQRAIYPPLQAHQLQDKRMNRNQNSTPQGPEQAIRVQTQPVWRPKSDK; encoded by the exons ATGAATGGCTACAACTTGTTGGATCATACTCTTCGGAATATAATTTGCTCTATCAATCCCTTGGAGGAGGATTGGTCTAGGCGATTTCAACTCATTCATGAACTTCGAGCTGTGGTTGAAAGCATTGAAAGCCTAAGAG GGGCAACTGTGGAGCCATATGGATCTTTTGTATCAAATCTTTTTACAAGATGGGGAGATGTTGATATTTCCATAGAGTTGCCCAATGGATCATATATCTCATCTGCTGGGAAGAAGCACAAACTAACTCTATTAGGGGATGTACTAAAAGCTTTGAGAGCAAAAG GTGACTGCCGAAAGCTGCAATTTATTACCAATGCAAGAGTTCCAATCTTGAAGTTTCAGGGCAATTACAATATTTCTTGTGATATATCAATTAATAATTTGATTGGCCAAATGAAGTCCAAGATATTATACTGGATTAGCATGATTGATGGACGATTTCGTGATATGGTTTTACTG GTAAAAGAATGGGCTAAGGCACATAATATCAATGATTCGAAAACTGGAACTTTGAACTCGTATACTCTCAGCTTGTTAGTTGTCTTCCACTTTCAG ACATGTGTACCTGCAATTTTACCACCTCTTAAAGAAATATATCCAGGAAATATGGCTGATGATCTTACAG GTGTTAGGGCTAGTGCAGAGAAATTCATTGAAGAAGCATGTGCTACGAATATAAATCGACTTACATCAAATAAGTCTCTAGCGATTAATAAGAGTTCTCTGTCTGAACTTTTCATCTCGTTCATCGCAAAG TTCTGCGACATCAGTTCAAGGGCCTCTGTTCAGGGAATTTGCCCATTTACTGGCCAGTGGGAAGATATTGAGAGCAACATGAGATGGCTGCCTAAAACATACACAATATTT GTTGATGATCCCTTTGAGCAGACAGTTAATTCAGCAAGGGGTGTAAGCAGTAAACAACTAGCAAAAATAGAAGAAGCATTCAGGAGGACCCACTTTATGCTTATTTCGCCGAATCAAAACCAGAATGAAGTTATTTCTACTCTTTTTAGGCCACATGTATCGAAGTTTGTGGCAAGAACGCCTGGAAACCAAAATAACTACAGTAGAAATGGTCTAAGGCCACAATTGCCGGCGCAGAGAGCTATAAAGGCACCATTACAAGTTCAGAGAGCTATACAGCCACCATTACAAGTTCAGAGAGCTATACAGCCACCATTACATGCACAACATCAGCTTCAGGCGCAGAGAGATATACAGCCATCATTACAAGCACATCAGCTTCAGGCACAGAGAGCTATATGGCCACCATTACAAGCACAACATCAGCCTCAGGCACAGAGAGCCATATATCCACCATTACAAGCACATCAGCTTCAGGACAAAAGGATGAACAGAAATCAGAATTCAACGCCACAGGGACCCGAACAAGCAATTCGTGTTCAAACACAGCCAGTATGGAGGCCAAAATCTGATAAATAG